One genomic segment of Streptosporangium album includes these proteins:
- a CDS encoding carbohydrate ABC transporter permease — translation MTTMTVQGSRRRKQGAFRRGVRRNLTAYGFLCGALICFAFFSWYPMVREILLSFQQTNFVDPPTWVGLENFRTVTEDSAFADAWINTAVFTGLALVFGYAVPFVAAIVLNELRHAKAYLRFVVYLPVMLPPAVGVLLFKWFYDPGPGLFNQILDLVHLPALSWLDSADTALISLVIVSTWMNLGTGTLIYLAALQSIPGELYEAAELDGAGLFKRVWHVTIPQTKLILLVMLLLQIVATMQVFIEPYLLTGGGPENATLTVAYLMYQYAFNFGDFGAGGALGLMLMLVLMVFSAFYLRISRDNQS, via the coding sequence ATGACCACAATGACCGTGCAGGGATCACGGCGGCGAAAGCAGGGGGCGTTCCGGCGCGGCGTACGGCGCAACCTCACGGCGTACGGCTTCCTCTGCGGGGCGCTGATCTGCTTCGCGTTCTTCTCCTGGTACCCGATGGTGCGGGAGATCCTGCTCAGCTTCCAGCAGACGAACTTCGTCGACCCGCCCACCTGGGTGGGGCTGGAGAATTTCCGCACGGTGACCGAGGACTCCGCGTTCGCCGACGCCTGGATCAACACCGCCGTGTTCACCGGCCTGGCACTCGTCTTCGGCTACGCCGTGCCGTTCGTGGCGGCGATCGTCCTCAACGAGCTGCGCCACGCCAAGGCCTACCTCAGGTTCGTGGTGTACCTGCCGGTGATGCTGCCGCCGGCCGTCGGCGTGCTGCTGTTCAAGTGGTTCTACGACCCCGGTCCCGGCCTGTTCAACCAGATCCTGGACCTGGTGCACCTCCCGGCGCTGAGCTGGCTGGACTCCGCCGACACCGCGCTGATCTCGCTGGTCATCGTCTCCACCTGGATGAACCTGGGCACCGGCACCCTGATCTACCTCGCGGCGCTGCAGAGCATCCCGGGCGAGCTGTACGAGGCGGCCGAGCTGGACGGAGCCGGGCTCTTCAAACGGGTCTGGCACGTCACGATCCCGCAGACCAAGCTGATCCTGCTGGTGATGCTGCTGCTGCAGATCGTCGCGACCATGCAGGTCTTCATCGAGCCGTACCTGCTGACCGGCGGCGGCCCGGAGAACGCGACGCTCACCGTCGCCTACCTGATGTACCAGTACGCCTTCAACTTCGGAGACTTCGGCGCCGGCGGCGCGCTGGGGTTGATGCTCATGCTCGTGCTGATGGTGTTCTCCGCCTTCTACCTGCGCATCTCGCGGGACAACCAGAGCTAG
- a CDS encoding carbohydrate ABC transporter permease gives MSNLTVQPSRPAPAARPGSAPARTGRSARRRRGKEPAPQFRGVVSPHTLKSPRGRVIYWIVLVAVVVGFTVAFVFPLYWMVTGALRSPEDLAQMPPSFFPESLDFEVYAEAWDQLNLGRFLGNTLLYAGGALLFTLAIDVTAAYALSKLRPVLGNLVLGLMLATLMIPPMVILLPAYLTVKDLPIFGWDLLNTPWAIWLPAAANGFYIFLLKRFFDSIPRELLEAAQIDGASATRILWSIVLPVSRPIIGVVSILSVVTVWKDFVWPLLVLPDSENMSISVGIASLSAQMPQNVLIAALVIASLPAIIVFFVFQRSIMAGLTAGSLKG, from the coding sequence ATGTCGAACCTCACCGTTCAACCGAGCCGCCCGGCCCCCGCCGCGCGACCGGGCTCCGCCCCGGCCAGAACCGGGCGCAGCGCCCGCAGGCGTCGCGGGAAGGAGCCCGCGCCGCAGTTTCGCGGAGTGGTCTCCCCGCACACCCTGAAGTCCCCCCGCGGGCGGGTGATCTACTGGATCGTCCTGGTCGCGGTGGTGGTGGGCTTCACCGTCGCCTTCGTGTTCCCGCTCTACTGGATGGTCACCGGCGCGCTGAGGTCACCCGAGGACCTCGCCCAGATGCCGCCCAGCTTCTTCCCCGAGTCGCTCGACTTCGAGGTGTACGCCGAGGCGTGGGACCAGCTCAACCTGGGCCGGTTCCTCGGCAACACGCTCCTGTACGCCGGCGGCGCCCTGCTGTTCACGCTGGCCATCGACGTCACGGCCGCCTACGCGCTGTCCAAGCTGCGGCCCGTGCTGGGCAACCTGGTCCTGGGGCTGATGCTGGCCACGCTGATGATCCCGCCGATGGTCATCCTGCTGCCCGCCTACCTGACGGTCAAGGACCTGCCGATCTTCGGCTGGGACCTGCTGAACACGCCGTGGGCGATCTGGCTGCCCGCGGCGGCCAACGGGTTCTACATCTTCCTGCTCAAGCGCTTCTTCGACTCGATCCCCAGGGAACTGCTCGAAGCCGCCCAGATCGACGGCGCCTCCGCGACCCGGATCCTGTGGTCGATCGTGCTGCCGGTCTCCCGCCCGATCATCGGCGTGGTGTCCATCCTCTCGGTGGTCACCGTCTGGAAGGATTTCGTCTGGCCGCTGCTCGTGCTGCCCGACAGCGAGAACATGTCGATCAGCGTCGGCATCGCCTCACTGTCGGCCCAGATGCCGCAGAACGTCCTCATCGCCGCACTGGTCATCGCGAGCCTTCCGGCCATCATCGTCTTCTTCGTCTTCCAGCGCAGCATCATGGCCGGCCTGACCGCCGGCAGCCTCAAGGGCTGA